GGTGTCTCACTATGCCGGCGTGGATATGCTCGGGACCTATGCTGAGCTGGCCCGAGGCGGTCCGGTGGCGCCCGATCTGCGCTATCGTGCGGGTGTGCGCTTCCACCGCCTGTTGCGTGAAGCACGCCTCATCCAGCGCCATCCCTGGAGCTTGCCGCGAGTTCTGGCGGATTGCTGCAATCCGGCTATCCGTTCGGACTTTTGCTGGACCGATGCTGCCCCGCATCTGGCGGCCTTGTCGCTGCGCGGGAAAGCCTGGCTGCGTAAACCGTTGTTCTCGCGCGCCCCCTGGGTAGCCTGATTCAGATCTGGCGATCCGATCGGACCGGCTCAGGGACTGGACTGCAAGCGGCGGGTCAGTAGCGACGCCTTGGTGGCGAAGCCGGTGGCGCTGTCGTAGTCGTTATCGCGCAATGCTCCTTCGGCCGCCCCTAGAAAGCCGTTGGCTTGATCGTATAGCGCGGCGTTGGTGTTGCGCAGATTGCTCCGATCGATCGTAGCAAAGCGCGCCCTGGTCGCGTCTACCAACATCTCCGCTCGCGTGCGTGCCAGCACGGTCGGCTCGCCTTCCATCCCGACCGGTCGGGTCAGGACGGGCTGCGGAGGCTTAAGTGCCGGACCCGTGGTGGCCAGTTCGGTGGGCGGCAGCGCTTTATGATGGGTGTGATGATGATGGTAGGTAGCCGCGCGGGGTGGCGCCAGCCAATGATTGAAATTGCGCTGGAAATCGCGCCATTGTTGATCGCTCTGCGCGTCGCAGCCCATGCTGCACAAAAGCAACAGCGCGCAACTGCAGCGCAATAGCCGCGCGCGGCCGACCTGGATCGCGCCAGGCTGTTTGAGCCGTCTAATTCGCCGCCAAAGAGGAATCCACCGTACTCGCGCGCGGCAGTCGGATTGTGACGGTGGTGCCTTTGCCGGGGTTGGAGTCCACATCTATGATTCCCTGATGGAGGTCAATGGCGCGCAGCGCCAGGGCCAAACCCAGCCCGTTGCCGCTGGCTTTGGTGGTGAAGTAAAGCTGAAAAATCTGCTGCATTTGGGCCGGTTGGATCCCGCATCCGGTGTCACCGATCATTAAGCGGACGTAACCGTCGGTATCCAGCCGGCTGGCGACCCGCAAGCACCCGCCCTCGGCCATCGCCTCGATCGCGTTGTTGATGATGTTGGTCAAAGCCTCCTCCAGCAGGTCGCGATCCGCCTCAATCGGGGGCAGGTGCCGATCCAGATCGAATTCCAGTTTAACCGTAGCTGGAGTCAGCCGGCGTGCGGTTTCCTCCAGCAACTGGCTGGGATTCACTGGGGCCAGTTCCAGTTGCTGGGGGCGTAGGAAACGCAGCAGCGCATCCACCGCGCGGTCCAGCCGTTTTACTTCGCCGCGCAGGCCGGCGATGCGGCTTGCGCCCGGGCGCTGATGGGCAAGGTCCTCACTGAGCAGCTCGAGGTGAACGTTCATACTGTTAAGCGGAGTGCGAAGCTGATGGCCAATACCCGAAATCAAGCCGCCTAAGCGCGCCAGCCGGCTGGAATAATCCAAGGTGCGTTTGAGTTCCTGTACCGCTTGCATGTCGCGCGCGATGATGATCAGTCCGGCGGGTTCCGGCCCCTGCCCCAGCGAAAATATCGAGACTAATAAGCGCACCGGCTGCTCACCATCGGCCAGCTGAATGGGCACATCATTGGCATGGTTGCCGGTGGCGAAAGTGATCTCCACCATGCGCGATAGCGGATGGCCCTTGCCCAGCAAGGCGCGCAGGGGTTTGCCTTCCACCATGCCACCCGCGGGCAGTCCCAAACGGCCGGTTGCCTCCTGGTTGGCGAACAAGATGGCGCCGCGGGCGTCGAGCAGGATGACTGCGTCGGTTATCGAACGAAAAGCATCGAAT
This genomic stretch from Candidatus Binataceae bacterium harbors:
- a CDS encoding ATP-binding protein, coding for MGLRAKIAAALLAWSLLIIAAVSVLQINHTIVLMADGLANSGELIINEIFEQVRTTLAGSRGDVVATLQRSPALRTLIESSGAFAQGVVYVRLETIGGVPILSEPPQSLSADLPAAAPFSALLKLASSWLGLARIYFAWGGGTYEMTRVLEIDGQPFVVIRVGLSTALTVAEVHNAVAHIALIGAAVSGFALLGAIILGSLLLRPVAAIAVEVEELAAGRETKALKVAGRDELSSLADKFNALSQRISTDRSQWEHERSQLFDAFRSITDAVILLDARGAILFANQEATGRLGLPAGGMVEGKPLRALLGKGHPLSRMVEITFATGNHANDVPIQLADGEQPVRLLVSIFSLGQGPEPAGLIIIARDMQAVQELKRTLDYSSRLARLGGLISGIGHQLRTPLNSMNVHLELLSEDLAHQRPGASRIAGLRGEVKRLDRAVDALLRFLRPQQLELAPVNPSQLLEETARRLTPATVKLEFDLDRHLPPIEADRDLLEEALTNIINNAIEAMAEGGCLRVASRLDTDGYVRLMIGDTGCGIQPAQMQQIFQLYFTTKASGNGLGLALALRAIDLHQGIIDVDSNPGKGTTVTIRLPRASTVDSSLAAN